Proteins encoded by one window of Streptomyces sp. LX-29:
- a CDS encoding SAM-dependent methyltransferase — protein sequence MYGPAGFFRRPEGPAGHFRTSVHASPLFARAVAELLVRVDAALDHPDELALVDVGAGRGELLTGVLAALEGTAEPSAARADLAGRLRACAVERADRPAGLDPRIAWRSEPPAAVRGLLFANEWLDNVPVDVVETDAHGVPRQVLVAPDGTERLGAPVAGADARWLARWWPLPGAEPGLRPEPGPRPEPGPRAEPGLRAEIGHPRDAAWAGAVGALTAGLAVAVDYAHELAARPPFGTLTGFRDGREVHPVPDGGCDLTAHVALDACAAAAEAAGAGPAAWWSQRDALRALGVSARRPPLTLASSDPAAYLRALSATGEAAELTDPSGLGAFTWLLQPVGSACARVLPPDGRIGDGGGAGAAPGRQGHPG from the coding sequence CTGTACGGACCCGCGGGGTTCTTCCGAAGGCCCGAGGGCCCGGCGGGACACTTCCGCACCTCCGTGCACGCCTCACCCCTGTTCGCACGGGCGGTCGCGGAGCTGCTGGTCCGGGTCGACGCGGCGCTTGACCACCCGGACGAGCTGGCCCTGGTCGACGTGGGCGCGGGCCGCGGCGAGCTGCTGACGGGGGTCCTGGCGGCGCTGGAAGGGACGGCGGAGCCGAGTGCGGCGCGCGCGGACCTGGCCGGGCGGCTGCGGGCCTGCGCGGTGGAGCGGGCCGACCGCCCGGCGGGGCTCGACCCCCGTATCGCCTGGCGGAGCGAGCCGCCGGCCGCCGTGCGCGGCCTGCTGTTCGCGAACGAGTGGCTGGACAACGTCCCGGTGGACGTCGTGGAGACCGATGCGCACGGGGTGCCCCGCCAGGTGCTGGTCGCCCCGGACGGGACCGAGCGGCTGGGCGCCCCGGTCGCCGGCGCGGACGCCCGCTGGCTGGCCCGTTGGTGGCCGCTGCCCGGCGCCGAACCCGGACTGCGCCCCGAACCCGGACCGCGCCCCGAACCCGGACCGCGTGCCGAACCCGGACTGCGCGCCGAGATCGGCCACCCGCGCGACGCCGCCTGGGCCGGGGCCGTGGGCGCCCTGACCGCCGGCCTCGCCGTCGCGGTGGACTACGCGCACGAGCTGGCGGCCCGACCGCCCTTCGGCACCCTCACCGGCTTCCGCGACGGCCGGGAGGTCCACCCCGTGCCGGACGGCGGCTGCGACCTCACCGCCCATGTGGCGCTGGACGCCTGTGCGGCGGCGGCCGAGGCTGCGGGGGCCGGGCCGGCCGCATGGTGGAGCCAGCGGGACGCGCTGCGGGCGCTGGGCGTCAGCGCCCGACGACCGCCGCTGACCCTGGCGTCGAGCGACCCGGCGGCCTACCTCCGGGCGCTGTCCGCGACCGGTGAGGCCGCGGAGCTGACCGACCCGTCGGGTCTGGGCGCGTTCACCTGGCTGCTCCAGCCGGTGGGGAGCGCCTGCGCGCGGGTGCTGCCGCCCGACGGCCGGATCGGGGACGGCGGCGGTGCGGGAGCGGCCCCGGGACGGCAGGGGCACCCCGGCTGA
- a CDS encoding NADH-quinone oxidoreductase subunit D — translation MTETTVGIGGAAESTDMVLNIGPQHPSTHGVLRLRLVLDGERIQHAEPVIGYMHRGAEKLFEARDYRQIIMLANRHDWLSAFSNELGVVLAVERMLGMEVPERAVWTRTLLAELNRMLNHLMFLGSYPLELGGITPIFHAFHEREHLQHVMEEISGGRMHYMFNRVGGLKEDLPAGWLGRARQSVAEVRSRMDVYDRLVLGNEIFRGRTRGVGVLSREAVHAYGVSGPIARASGVDFDLRRDEPYLAYGELQDALTVVVREEGDCLARFECLLEQTHNSLDLANACLDRLAELPPGPINQRLPKVLKAPEGHTYAWTENPLGLNGYYLVSKGEKTPYRLKLRSASYNNIQALTEMLPGTLVADMVAILGSMFFVVGDIDK, via the coding sequence ATGACGGAGACGACAGTCGGCATCGGCGGCGCCGCGGAGAGCACCGACATGGTGCTGAACATCGGGCCGCAGCACCCGTCCACCCACGGTGTGCTGCGCCTCCGCCTGGTGCTGGACGGGGAGCGCATCCAGCACGCCGAGCCGGTGATCGGCTATATGCACCGCGGCGCCGAGAAGCTGTTCGAGGCGCGCGACTACCGCCAGATCATCATGCTCGCCAACCGCCACGACTGGCTGTCGGCCTTCTCCAACGAGCTGGGCGTGGTGCTGGCCGTGGAGCGGATGCTGGGCATGGAGGTGCCCGAGCGCGCGGTGTGGACCCGCACCCTGCTCGCCGAGCTGAACCGGATGCTGAACCACCTGATGTTCCTCGGCTCGTACCCGCTGGAGCTGGGCGGCATCACGCCGATCTTCCACGCCTTCCACGAGCGGGAGCACCTCCAGCACGTCATGGAGGAGATCTCCGGCGGCCGCATGCACTACATGTTCAACCGGGTCGGCGGGCTCAAGGAGGACCTGCCCGCGGGCTGGCTGGGTCGGGCGCGGCAGTCGGTGGCCGAGGTGCGGTCGCGGATGGACGTGTACGACCGGCTGGTCCTCGGCAACGAGATCTTCCGCGGCCGTACGCGCGGCGTCGGCGTCCTGAGCCGCGAGGCGGTGCACGCGTACGGGGTGAGCGGGCCGATCGCCCGCGCCTCGGGGGTCGACTTCGATCTGCGGCGGGACGAACCGTACCTGGCGTACGGGGAGCTGCAGGACGCCCTCACGGTGGTGGTGCGCGAGGAGGGCGACTGCCTGGCCCGCTTCGAGTGCCTGCTGGAGCAGACCCACAACTCGCTCGACCTGGCCAACGCCTGCCTGGACCGGCTCGCGGAGCTGCCGCCCGGGCCGATCAACCAGCGGCTGCCGAAGGTGCTCAAGGCGCCCGAGGGCCACACCTATGCCTGGACGGAGAACCCGCTCGGCCTCAACGGGTACTACCTCGTCTCGAAGGGCGAGAAGACCCCGTACCGGCTCAAGCTGCGCTCCGCGTCGTACAACAACATCCAGGCGCTCACCGAGATGCTGCCGGGCACCCTGGTCGCGGACATGGTGGCGATCCTCGGCTCGATGTTCTTCGTCGTCGGCGACATCGACAAGTAG